Proteins from one Cyclopterus lumpus isolate fCycLum1 chromosome 11, fCycLum1.pri, whole genome shotgun sequence genomic window:
- the LOC117739302 gene encoding zinc fingers and homeoboxes protein 1-like yields MASRRKTTTPCMVPPREAVDSDQEMEDVAEPDGGAVAVFSEPPEETGEDSGPGSASDHYLDSSVAEGGYECKYCSFKTAELNLFTMHVDAEHPDVVINTSYVCMECDYHTKSYDTLLAHNARLHPGEDNFTRTMVRRNNETVFQQTVNDLTFAGGFVKVEADEDASRQSIALSKTPIMRVRSRPEPKKYAALHKMAVDDVIKVESEEEDEDGENKEPPALSPAPMFAAAAPRLIPVSAPVQVHAVPHSIVVNSSNVLQIKGGLGGGVLPPGTLAQVLSALQNQQNCSQTQLLIPISSIPTYNTAMDNNVLLVSAYNRFPYPSVSEIMGLSSQTKFSEEQIKVWFSAQRLKHGVSWTPEEVEEARRKKFNGTVQAVPQTITVIPANIAAAANGLQSIFQTCQIVGQPGLVLTQVSGNGSAVPVASPITLTVAGVPGNRPKAAEPSATESKTEMLSAGAALGLDAAASSPSAKPKKSKEQLAELKASYGRRQFATEAEISRLMQVTKLSKRAIKKWFSDTRYNQRNSKDHHGVPLSEAPPTKVPGGRGGRSCGLDNSSNNNNATGSTIVVIDSSDDASDCSPTSAGVPSGSASDPRVKFRHAFPDFTPQKFKEKTPEQLLVLEASFQESNTPSDEELSRLRGATKLTRREVDAWFTERRKMPSKEEEEDDEEEEEDDEEEEKSRTTPPSCRKALKKTPEQLHILKKAFVRSQWPTSEEYDHMAADSGLPRTYIVNWFGDTRYACKNSNLKWFYLYQSGKVDEALNGEVKTQKKSRKRFRGWSRRTRRPYPCKRSPQGGVAPIKVKSGKSFLKDYFLRHRVLSEKDLDDLVTKSSMSYEQVRDWFSETARRVEEGRRPFSDEEGGEEDEEEVEEEEEEVVEEEEEEEEEEEEAERADSEGEMEVKEQGEEATDDDCNEEEEEVVEEEDEEVIQEESKGDSQSQPEAEEQT; encoded by the exons aTGGCGAGCAGGAGGAAGACCACCACCCCGTGCATGGTCCCCCCCCGGGAGGCCGTGGACTCGGACCAGGAGATGGAGGACGTCGCCGAGCCCGACGGCGGCGCGGTGGCCGTCTTCTCCGAGCCGCCGGAGGAGACGGGCGAGGACTCCGGTCCCGGGTCCGCGTCGGACCACTACCTGGACTCCAGCGTGGCGGAGGGGGGCTACGAGTGCAAATACTGCAGCTTCAAGACGGCGGAGCTCAACCTGTTCACCATGCACGTGGACGCGGAGCACCCGGACGTCGTCATCAACACCTCGTACGTCTGCATGGAGTGTGACTACCACACCAAGAG CTACGACACGCTGCTGGCCCACAATGCTCGCCTCCACCCGGGCGAAGACAACTTCACGCGGACGATGGTGAGGCGGAACAACGAGACCGTCTTCCAGCAGACGGTCAACGACCTCACCTTCGCCGGCGGCTTCGTCAAAGTGGAGGCGGACGAGGACGCGTCCCGCCAGAGCATCGCCCTCAGCAAGACGCCCATCATGAGGGTCCGCAGCCGGCCGGAGCCCAAGAAGTACGCCGCCTTGCACAAGATGGCCGTCGACGACGTCATCAAAGtggagagcgaggaggaggacgaggacggcgAGAACAAGGAGCCGCCCGCGCTGTCTCCCGCCCCGATGTTCGCCGCCGCCGCGCCGCGCCTCATCCCCGTCTCCGCGCCCGTGCAGGTGCACGCCGTCCCGCATAGCATCGTGGTCAACAGCTCCAACGTGCTGCAGATCAAAGGGGGCTTGGGCGGCGGCGTGCTGCCCCCCGGGACGCTGGCCCAGGTGCTGTCGGCGCTGCAGAACCAGCAGAACTGCAGTCAGACGCAGCTGCTCATCCCCATCAGCAGCATCCCCACCTACAACACGGCCATGGACAACAACGTCCTGCTGGTCAGCGCCTACAACCG GTTTCCGTATCCTTCGGTGTCGGAGATCATGGGTTTGTCTTCGCAGACGAAGTTCAGCGAGGAGCAGATCAAAGTCTGGTTCTCCGCCCAGAGGCTGAAACACGGAGTCAGCTGGACGCCGGAGGAG gtggaggaggcgaggaggaagaagttcaACGGCACCGTGCAGGCCGTCCCTCAGACCATCACCGTCATCCCCGCCAACATCGCCGCGGCCGCCAACGGCCTGCAGTCCATCTTCCAGACCTGCCAGATCGTGGGCCAGCCGGGCCTCGTCCTCACGCAGGTGTCCGGCAACGGGAGCGCCGTGCCGGTCGCCTCCCCCATCACCCTGACGGTGGCGGGCGTACCGGGCAACCGGCCCAAAGCCGCCGAGCCGTCGGCGACCGAGTCGAAGACGGAGATGCTGTCGGCCGGCGCGGCGCTCGGCCTGGACGCGGCGGCGTCGTCGCCGTCGGCCAAACCGAAGAAGTCCAAGGAGCAGCTGGCGGAGCTGAAGGCGAGCTACGGGCGCAGGCAGTTCGCCACCGAGGCGGAGATATCGCGGCTCATGCAGGTCACCAAGCTCTCCAAGCGGGCCATAAAGAAGTGGTTCAGCGACACGCGCTACAACCAGAGGAACTCCAAGGATCACCACGGCGTGCCGCTGAGCGAAGCCCCGCCCACCAAAGTgccaggaggacgaggagggaggagctgcGGCCTcgacaacagcagcaacaacaacaacgccaCCGGCTCCACGATCGTCGTCATCGACTCCAGCGACGACGCCAGCGACTGCTCCCCGACCTCCGCCGGCGTCCCGTCCGGCTCCGCCAGCGACCCGCGGGTCAAATTCCGGCACGCCTTCCCCGACTTCACGCCGCAGAAGTTCAAGGAAAAGACCCCGGAGCAGCTGCTCGTCCTGGAGGCCAGCTTCCAGGAATCGAACACGCCGTCGGACGAGGAGCTGAGCCGGCTGCGCGGCGCCACCAAGCTGACGCGCCGCGAGGTCGACGCCTGGTTCACCGAGAGGCGGAAAATGCCctcgaaggaggaggaggaggacgacgaggaagaggaggaggacgacgaggaagaggagaagagccGGACCACGCCGCCCTCCTGCAGGAAGGCGCTGAAGAAGACGCCGGAGCAGCTCCACATCCTGAAGAAGGCCTTCGTCCGCTCGCAGTGGCCCACGTCGGAGGAGTACGACCACATGGCGGCCGACAGCGGCCTGCCGAGGACCTACATCGTCAACTGGTTCGGAGACACGCGCTACGCCTGCAAGAACAGCAACCTGAAGTGGTTCTACCTCTACCAGAGCGGCAAG GTGGACGAGGCGCTGAACGGAGAAGTCAAGACCCAGAAGAAGTCCAGGAAGCGTTTCCGTGGCTGGTCCAGGAGGACGCGCCGGCCGTACCCCTGCAAACGCTCCCCACAAGGGGGCGTCGCCCCCATCAAG GTGAAGTCCGGGAAGTCGTTCCTGAAGGACTACTTCCTCAGACACAGAGTCCTGAGCGAGAAGGACCTGGACGACCTGGTCACCAAGTCCAGCATGAGCTACGAGCAGGTGAGGGACTGGTTCTCAGAGACCGCCCGCAGggtggaggagggcaggaggccCTTCAGcgacgaggagggaggggaagaggacgaagaagaggtggaggaggaggaggaagaggtggtggaggaggaggaggaggaggaggaggaagaggaggaggcagaacGCGCAGATAgcgaaggagagatggaggtgaaagaacaaggagaagaagcCACTGATGATGACTgcaatgaggaggaagaggaggtggtggaggaggaagatgaagaagtgaTCCAGGAGGAATCTAAAGgtgacagccaatcacagcccgAGGCCGAGGAGCAGACATGA